A window from Trichomycterus rosablanca isolate fTriRos1 chromosome 21, fTriRos1.hap1, whole genome shotgun sequence encodes these proteins:
- the LOC134335119 gene encoding L-serine dehydratase/L-threonine deaminase-like, producing the protein MKNPRPLHVVTPLRESVCLSNLIGAAVYLKLDSCQPTGSFKIRGIGHLCKTWAEKGCTRFVCCSGGNAGMAAAYSGRKLGVPATIVVPTATPSGTVQRLKDEGADVLVHGKTLNESIEFGRQLVSNNPDWVFISPFDDPLIWEGHTSLVKELEFQLDEKPGAVVLSVGGGGLLNGVVEGLRRAGWEDVPVIAMETEGAHSLNAAVRAGELVTLPCITSVATTLGLAQVSSQTMKLVAEHPVHSEVVTDQEAVRAAEHFIDDEKILVEPACGAALAGIYCNVINRLQEEKKLPEKLGPVVVVVCGGNNISLEQLQRLKKQLGMIV; encoded by the exons ATGAAGAACCCACGTCCACTCCACGTTGTTACTCCactgagagagagtgtgtgtctgtctaatCTGATAGGTGCTGCTGTTTATCTGAAGCTGGACTCCTGTCAGCCCACAGGCTCCTTCAAAATCCGTGGCATAGGTCACCTGTGTAAAACG TGGGCAGAGAAAGGATGTACTCGATTTGTCTGCTGCTCAG GAGGCAACGCTGGCATGGCTGCTGCATACTCGGGACGGAAGTTAGGAGTGCCTGCGACTATAGTGGTGCCCACCGCCACCCCTTCTGGCACCGTGCAGAGACTTAAAGACGAAGGGGCCGACGTGCTCGTTCACGGCAAG ACACTGAATGAGAGCATCGAATTTGGCCGACAGCTGGTATCTAACAACCCAGACTGGGTGTTCATCTCTCCTTTTGACGACCCCCTGATTT GGGAGGGACACACGTCGCTGGTGAAGGAGCTGGAGTTTCAGCTGGATGAGAAGCCTGGAGCAGTGGTTCTGTCGGTGGGTGGAGGTGGCCTCCTGAATGGAGTGGTGGAAGGTCTCCGTCGTGCCGGCTGGGAGGACGTCCCCGTTATCGCTATGGAAACCGAAGGTGCTCACAGCCTTAACGCCGCCGTGAGGGCCGGAGAGCTGGTAACACTGCCATGTATAACCAG TGTTGCTACCACGCTGGGTCTGGCACAGGTCTCATCTCAGACTATGAAGCTTGTAGCTGAACACCCGGTTCACTCCGAGGTGGTCACGGATCAGGAAGCTGTCCGGGCAGCTGAGCATTTTATTG ATGATGAAAAGATTTTGGTAGAACCCGCTTGCGGTGCTGCTCTGGCAGGCATCTACTGTAACGTCATCAACCGTCTGCAGGAGGAGAAGAAGTTACCTGAGAAACTGGGTCCAGTGGTGGTCGTGGTGTGTGGTGGTAACAACATCAGTCTGGAGCAACTACAGAGACTGAAGAAGCAGCTGGGAATGATCGTCTAG